The following coding sequences lie in one Xyrauchen texanus isolate HMW12.3.18 chromosome 25, RBS_HiC_50CHRs, whole genome shotgun sequence genomic window:
- the LOC127618386 gene encoding N-acetyltransferase 8 isoform X2, producing the protein MSHPDHIGITFSISVAGYVLGGSSYFQALLFGGAWASLVYYCCHEIYDGYLKRKLDVEMADIQANFLDNPVNNFWVAEMEVNGKSKVAGLLAVVGVKGIVQSDRSDGWNAATEDVATLEEGAGEVFQLIVSFPHRRKGLGTQLAETAIEFCKEQGISRMVVETSSPQSAANSLFRKLGFTETSVHSKTHSNPWISKLARIDVIRMEKHL; encoded by the coding sequence ATGAGCCACCCAGACCACATCGGCATAACATTCAGCATCTCTGTGGCAGGCTATGTGCTCGGAGGAAGCTCATACTTCCAGGCTTTGCTTTTCGGAGGAGCATGGGCCAGTTTGGTTTACTATTGTTGTCACGAAATTTACGACGGCTACCTCAAAAGAAAGCTGGACGTGGAAATGGCTGATATTCAGGCCAACTTCCTGGATAACCCGGTGAATAACTTCTGGGTGGCAGAGATGGAGGTGAATGGAAAGTCAAAGGTGGCCGGGCTCCTTGCTGTAGTTGGCGTCAAGGGCATAGTACAGAGCGACAGAAGCGATGGATGGAACGCTGCCACAGAGGATGTGGCAACTCTAGAGGAGGGTGCGGGGGAAGTGTTTCAATTAATTGTGTCCTTTCCCCATCGGCGTAAAGGTCTGGGAACACAACTGGCAGAGACAGCAATAGAGTTTTGTAAAGAGCAAGGCATTTCCCGTATGGTTGTAGAAACCAGCTCCCCGCAGAGCGCAGCTAACTCGCTGTTCCGCAAACTGGGCTTCACTGAGACTTCAGTCCACAGCAAGACACACTCTAATCCTTGGATTTCGAAACTGGCCAGGATTGATGTAATACGAATGGAAAAGCATCTATAA
- the LOC127618386 gene encoding N-acetyltransferase 8 isoform X1, producing the protein MAEKRNSHCVIRPYKPTDKVAVISLLRFGILEHVYPAFFKAMSHPDHIGITFSISVAGYVLGGSSYFQALLFGGAWASLVYYCCHEIYDGYLKRKLDVEMADIQANFLDNPVNNFWVAEMEVNGKSKVAGLLAVVGVKGIVQSDRSDGWNAATEDVATLEEGAGEVFQLIVSFPHRRKGLGTQLAETAIEFCKEQGISRMVVETSSPQSAANSLFRKLGFTETSVHSKTHSNPWISKLARIDVIRMEKHL; encoded by the exons ATGGCAGAGAAACGTAACT CGCATTGTGTAATCAGGCCATACAAGCCCACAGATAAGGTTGCTGTCATCTCTCTCTTACGCTTTGGGATTCTTGAACATGTCTACCCAGCCTTCTTTAAAGCTATGAGCCACCCAGACCACATCGGCATAACATTCAGCATCTCTGTGGCAGGCTATGTGCTCGGAGGAAGCTCATACTTCCAGGCTTTGCTTTTCGGAGGAGCATGGGCCAGTTTGGTTTACTATTGTTGTCACGAAATTTACGACGGCTACCTCAAAAGAAAGCTGGACGTGGAAATGGCTGATATTCAGGCCAACTTCCTGGATAACCCGGTGAATAACTTCTGGGTGGCAGAGATGGAGGTGAATGGAAAGTCAAAGGTGGCCGGGCTCCTTGCTGTAGTTGGCGTCAAGGGCATAGTACAGAGCGACAGAAGCGATGGATGGAACGCTGCCACAGAGGATGTGGCAACTCTAGAGGAGGGTGCGGGGGAAGTGTTTCAATTAATTGTGTCCTTTCCCCATCGGCGTAAAGGTCTGGGAACACAACTGGCAGAGACAGCAATAGAGTTTTGTAAAGAGCAAGGCATTTCCCGTATGGTTGTAGAAACCAGCTCCCCGCAGAGCGCAGCTAACTCGCTGTTCCGCAAACTGGGCTTCACTGAGACTTCAGTCCACAGCAAGACACACTCTAATCCTTGGATTTCGAAACTGGCCAGGATTGATGTAATACGAATGGAAAAGCATCTATAA